Proteins encoded within one genomic window of Triticum aestivum cultivar Chinese Spring chromosome 2D, IWGSC CS RefSeq v2.1, whole genome shotgun sequence:
- the LOC123053414 gene encoding potassium channel KOR2: MFDHICIYMYSVMCLHWTAQSNTFNTRKLLILERERSGEGMEREIGAEYELNEIDGGTLHGSVGSRLSLFAREFKWRSSSSALRLPNNCYGSSFVIDPNGRWYRMWSNMMFLWSIYSVFYTPFAFCFFRGIPEHLLDLECVQLIFLADVAVHFFLAYRDPHTHRVVYDQQRIALRYIKGSFALDMLGCFPWDAVYKFTGRMEVVRYLVWLRLYRARKIQGFFKKMEKDIRISYLFTRIAKLATVELYCTHTAACVFYYLATTLPPAREGGTWIGSLTMGDQSYINFRKVDLLTRYITSLYLAIVTMATVGYGDVHAVNPREMVFIVGYVSFSMLLGAYLIGNMTALIVKGSRTERFRDKMTELIRYMNRNRLSSDIRSQVKAHLLLQYESSYKRDRIVDDIPAAVRSKTLYLDTVSKVHLFRGCSEDFLSQIVVKIQEEFFLPGEVILEQGTVVDQIYIVAHGCLEEIAAAREGGSEEIVSELLPYDIVGDVAVICNTRQPYTVRASELCSLLRIDKQSLTGILQMYLKDSRQILSNLLKGKRTESKGKQLESDITYLIAKQEADLVLGVNNAAYHGDLFRLKGLIGAGADPSKPDYDGRTSLHVAASRGYEDIVRFLIKRGANVNSIDKSGKSPLLQAVKSGHERIISLLVAHGAALNLEDAGGYLCRVVAQGKIDLLRRLLRFGIDPNCRNYDRRTPLHVAASEGLHLVAGMLVEFGADIAATDRWGNTPLDEARRCGCKPLVRILEQARAAAAPADQ, translated from the exons GCATGGCTCTGTGGGGAGCAGGCTCTCCCTGTTCGCCAGGGAGTTCAAGTGGAGAAGCAGCAGCAGCGCCCTGAGGCTCCCCAACAATTGCTATGGCAGCAGCTTTGTCATCGACCCCAATGGAAG GTGGTACAGGATGTGGTCGAACATGATGTTCCTCTGGTCCATCTACTCCGTCTTCTACACCCCCTTCGCATTCTGcttcttccggggcatccccgagcacCTGCTGGACCTCGAGTGCGTGCAGCTCATCTTCCTCGCCGACGTCGCCGTCCACTTCTTCCTCGCCTACCGGGATCCTCACACCCACCGGGTGGTCTACGACCAGCAGAGGATCGCGCTACG CTACATCAAGGGCAGCTTCGCTCTCGACATGCTCGGATGCTTCCCCTGGGACGCCGTCTACAAG TTTACAGGGAGGATGGAGGTGGTGAGGTACCTGGTGTGGCTGCGGCTGTACAGGGCGAGGAAGATCCAGGGCTtcttcaagaagatggagaaggacATCCGCATCAGCTACCTCTTCACGCGGATCGCGAAGCTGGCCACCGTGGAGCTCTACTGCACGCACACCGCCGCCTGCGTCTTCTACTACCTCGCCACCACGCTGCCTCCGGCGCGCGAGGGGGGCACCTGGATCGGGAGCCTCACCATGGGCGACCAGAGCTACATCAACTTCAGGAAGGTCGACCTGCTCACCCGCTACATCACCTCCCTCTACCTCGCCATCGTCACCATGGCCACAGTCG GTTATGGTGATGTCCATGCGGTGAACCCAAGGGAGATGGTGTTCATCGTGGGGTACGTCTCCTTCAGCATGCTGCTCGGCGCCTACCTCATCGGGAACATGACGGCGCTCATCGTCAAGGGGTCCAGGACCGAGCGCTTCCGGGACAAGATGACAGAGCTCATCCGGTACATGAACAGGAACCGGCTGAGCAGCGACATAAGGTCCCAGGTGAAGGCGCACCTGCTGCTGCAGTACGAGAGCAGCTACAAGAGAGACAGGATCGTCGACGACATACCCGCCGCCGTCCGATCCAAG ACACTGTACCTGGACACGGTATCGAAAGTGCACCTGTTCAGAGGATGCTCAGAAGACTTCCTGAGCCAGATT GTGGTTAAAATACAGGAAGAATTCTTCCTCCCTGGGGAAGTTATTTTGGAGCAAGGCACTGTGGTGGATCAGATATACATTGTGGCACATGGATGTCTG GAAGAGATCGCCGCCGCCAGAGAAGGTGGATCAGAAGAGATCGTCTCAGAACTGCTGCCCTATGACATAGTCGGTGACGTCGCTGTGATCTGCAACACTCGACAGCCATACACAGTTAGAGCCAGTGAACTCTGCAGCCTCTTGAGAATTGACAAGCAGTCCCTGACTGGCATCTTGCAAATGTACCTCAAGGATAGCCGTCAGATACTGAGCAACCTACTCAAG GGGAAACGAACCGAGTCAAAGGGGAAGCAACTAGAATCAGATATCACATACCTTATAGCAAAGCAAGAAGCTGACCTGGTCCTTGGAGTCAACAATGCTGCCTACCATGGAGACTTGTTTCGGTTGAAAGGCTTGATCGGTGCAGGAGCAGATCCGAGTAAACCGGATTACGACGGGAGGACCTCCTTG CATGTGGCAGCATCAAGAGGATACGAAGATATCGTCAGGTTCCTTATCAAGCGAGGAGCAAACGTCAACAGCATAG ATAAGTCTGGGAAGTCGCCGCTGCTGCAAGCGGTGAAATCAGGGCACGAGAGGATCATCTCGCTGCTGGTGGCGCACGGCGCGGCGCTGAACCTGGAGGACGCAGGAGGCTACCTGTGCAGGGTGGTCGCCCAGGGCAAGATCGACCTGCTCAGGAGGCTGCTCAGGTTCGGCATCGACCCCAACTGCAGGAACTACGACCGGAGGACGCCGCTCCACGTTGCCGCCAGCGAGGGCCTGCACCTTGTCGCCGGGATGCTGGTGGAGTTCGGGGCTGACATTGCGGCGACGGACAGGTGGGGGAACACGCCACTCGACGAAGCACGACGGTGCGGCTGCAAGCCGCTGGTGAGGATCCTGGAGCAGGCTagagctgctgctgctccagcagATCAGTGA